The genome window AGAGCACCACCGCCACAGAGTACGATCCAGTCGACAGTCTCCAGTTTGGACTGTGACTTGAAGTATGAAAAGGCCAGCTCGACACCGGAGATCAGATCGTCGGCGGCCGAGATGATAGTGGCCTTGAGCATGTCCTGATCGATCGACTCGGCCATCTCACCTTTTATGGCTTTGGCCGTGAGTTCCGGATTGAGACGGAATTCTTTCTGGATGGCGTTGTAGATTTCACGCGTCCCGGAGGATACGTCCCGGGTCGAGTGGTAAATGCCGTCGACAACGTAGGTGATATTGGTCACGTCGTGCCCGACATTCAATAGCGCCGTGATCCGGGAAGGATCGATCTCGTAATTGTATTCGTAGGCATTGAAAATGGCCAGAGCGTCATCATCAACAATGACCGGTCTGAGACCGCAGTCTTCGATCAACTGCAAATAGACCTGCAAATACTCTTTGCGAGCGGCGACCAGCAGAACGTCCATCTTGTTGACGTCGTCATCAACGTTGATGATGTGATAGCTGAGCGAAACATCGTCGACATCAAACGGCGCACGCTGTTCGGTTTCAAACAGGATGGCCTGCTCCGCTTCTGTGCCAGACTTTTTGTCGATGGTGAAGCGGTCGGTGATGACACCGTGGCCGGAGATTGACACCACTACGTCCTTGATCTTGGGATCGGTCTGATCGATCAGCGACTGGATATTGAAAATCACAGCCTCGCGATCACGGATTTCGTCGGCCACGATGGCTTCCGGCGGCAGTTCCCTGATGCCGATTGCCGCGACCGAATGACCCGTCTTGGTATGATCCAGTTTGACCAGTTTGACCGAGTTGGCGCCGATGTCCAGACCGACTGTGCTCTTGGCTGAGCGAGAAAAACCCATTGGTCACTCTTTATCTAAAAGTTTCGCAACTCTTGCTTCATTGTTAATCTATCGTCACATCATCGCTTCAGATTAAGGTCTTATCCAAAAAACAGTTCCGGAAAAGCCGCTAATCCTGGCCGGCAGTTCCATACGGACCGCCCGCTATATTATCGGCTGACACTGCCCCACACTTTAGAGTGACAACCTAAGACGTTGATATGCAAGACCATACAACAAAGCCCCTGTCGCAAAGAGAGGGGCTTTGGGAGGATGAGTAGCAGCCGGCGCCGCGGCAGCGCCAGGGACTCTATCTATTCAAAAAGGACCTTTAAGCACCTTCGGCATGCTGTTGGGCCCATAGTTCCCAGTTATCATACGACCTGACTCGACCGGTTGATCTGAGTACATTGTGGAAGGTCTCATAATAATACTCTTCAACCAATCCAATGGTCAGAATGTTGCCCCCGCCGGTAAACCCGGCTGAGCCGTTGGGACCAAAAGTGATGGTGTTGCTGGCCAGGTCGGTGAAAACATACTCGACATGTTCTTCCAGAGTATCCACCCGGACGACACGGTCGTTCGACTCGAAGGTGTAGGTATCGGGATTATTGATATCCTGAAAGAGGGTCATAGTCCGATCGTAAAAATCGAAATAGACGCCATATTGGAGTTTATCCGCTATGGACATGGAGCGGGCCAGCCTGAGGGTCGAGACAATGTCACGATTGGCTGATCGGAATTGCAGCCGCTCGTATGCTCGCTGAAAACGTGGTACCGACATTGAGGCAATGATTCCGACAATCACAGCCAAAGCAAGTAGCTCTACCATTGTCACGCCGGTCGTTGATTTCAATTTCGATGTCATATTGTCACCTGATCTGTTAAGGTATCCGTGTCGTCGCCCGGTCTGGCCTTAAGGAGTTATCAACTTCTCAGCCATAGGGACTCATTTATTCAAGCTGGATTGAGCACAACTCATGCCCGAATTTGCGAGAATTGTACACAGCCGACGCTACCCCGTGATGTTGCTGATGGCCAACCGTTTGACCCGAAGCAAATCCTGCGCAATCGGCTGATTCGGGAACAATACGGGAGGTTCAAACCTTAGAACCTGTAGGAAATGTCCCATACCAATGGGGCACACGCAATTTGCTGTTGACAAAAACCTGAATCGGCCTAACTTGGATTTGACCGCAGGTCTTACGATATATGAAAAAGCCTTCTTATTCATTGAATTAAGGAAAAGATCTCTATGCTGACGCCCGAAACGAGTTTGTTGCGACGGTCCACCCTTTGCGCTGTCATCTTTGTCTGCTTCTTCTGCCTGGGAATGGCTCAGGCTTCGGAGCTGCCGAGCAGCCTGCTGCCCGCTCCCCTGGTAATCTCCAAATCCGACATACCTTTGACACCTACGGTCAAAAGAGCCTTGATTGAACGCGATGGTGACGTGGTGAAGGTGTGGGTGTTCTTCACCGACAAATCGGTCTTCACCGAGGCCGAGTTTGCTTCGAAGGCATCGACGCTGACCATCGAGCCGCGAGCACTCAAGCGTCGCGCCAAGGTGGGCCGCGATCAGGTCGTATTTGTCGATTTGCCGGTGGCCCAGGATTACCTGAATAGTGTCGAGCAACTGGGGGGAACAGTGCGCAGAGTTTCGCGCTGGCTGAATGCCGCCTCGTATGAAATCCCGGCCGATCAATTGGATGCGGTAGCGCTGTTGCCGTTTGTTGCCCGGATCAAACCGCTGGCTACTTACAAACGAACCCCGTTACCGACTGAATCGGGCCGGTTGGAGGATTCACCCGGCCAATCTCTGGGATTCGACGCGATCAATTACGGCATATCTGAAAACCAACTGATTCAGATAAACGTCCCTCCCGTGCATGAAAAGGGATTCAGCGGATCAGGCGTAACCCTGGCTATTTTTGACACTGGATTTCGCACCAGTCACGAGGCCTTCACCGCTCATTATAACGCCGGGCACGTCCTGGCCGAGTGGGACTTCATTTTCAATGACAGCAATGTAAACAACGAGGCTGCCGACTGGTCGAGTCAGTGGAATCACGGCACCTATATATGGTCGACCTCCGGCGGCAATCTCCCCGGCCAGATGATCGGCCCGGCCTACGGCTCCAACTTCATCCTCTGCAAGACCGAGGATGTTCGCTCGGAAACACAGGTGGAAGAAGACAATTGGGTCAGTGCGCTGGAATGGGTTGATTCTCTGGGCGCCGATGTTGTCACCAGTTCCCTAAGTTATCTTGGCTGGGACGACGGCACCGGCTACAACCAGTCCGACCTTGACGGCTTGACTGCCGTGACCAGTATTGCGGCCAGTATGGCCGCCGATATGGGCATCGTGGTGTGCAACTCGGCCGGCAACAGCGGACCATCATCGCCGTCAATGAGCGCCCCACCGGATGCTCACGACATCCTGACCATCGGCGCGGTTAACTCAAGTGGATCACTGGCTTCGTTTTCATCGCGGGGACCGACAGCCGATGGACGGACCAAGCCGGAAGTTTGCGCTCTGGGTGTCGCCACCTCATGCGCAACGGCAAGTTCGGACAACGCCTACTCCACCAAAAGTGGCACCTCGCTTTCGACACCATTGGTAGCCGGCGCGACTTGCTTGCTGATTGAAGCCAAGCCACTTTATACGGCCCGCCAGATTCGCTGGGCGCTAATGGAAACATCAAACAACGCCTTAACACCCAACAATAACTATGGCTGGGGTCTGATCGACCTTGACGCTGCTCTAAGTTGGGGTGCACACTTTGCGGCAGATATAAATATA of Candidatus Zixiibacteriota bacterium contains these proteins:
- a CDS encoding pilus assembly protein PilM, whose protein sequence is MGFSRSAKSTVGLDIGANSVKLVKLDHTKTGHSVAAIGIRELPPEAIVADEIRDREAVIFNIQSLIDQTDPKIKDVVVSISGHGVITDRFTIDKKSGTEAEQAILFETEQRAPFDVDDVSLSYHIINVDDDVNKMDVLLVAARKEYLQVYLQLIEDCGLRPVIVDDDALAIFNAYEYNYEIDPSRITALLNVGHDVTNITYVVDGIYHSTRDVSSGTREIYNAIQKEFRLNPELTAKAIKGEMAESIDQDMLKATIISAADDLISGVELAFSYFKSQSKLETVDWIVLCGGGALIPYMAEFLQSRLSTPLEIANPLRNIDYDPELFQYLQPEKIAPLLTVPIGLAMRMVR
- a CDS encoding S8 family serine peptidase, coding for MLTPETSLLRRSTLCAVIFVCFFCLGMAQASELPSSLLPAPLVISKSDIPLTPTVKRALIERDGDVVKVWVFFTDKSVFTEAEFASKASTLTIEPRALKRRAKVGRDQVVFVDLPVAQDYLNSVEQLGGTVRRVSRWLNAASYEIPADQLDAVALLPFVARIKPLATYKRTPLPTESGRLEDSPGQSLGFDAINYGISENQLIQINVPPVHEKGFSGSGVTLAIFDTGFRTSHEAFTAHYNAGHVLAEWDFIFNDSNVNNEAADWSSQWNHGTYIWSTSGGNLPGQMIGPAYGSNFILCKTEDVRSETQVEEDNWVSALEWVDSLGADVVTSSLSYLGWDDGTGYNQSDLDGLTAVTSIAASMAADMGIVVCNSAGNSGPSSPSMSAPPDAHDILTIGAVNSSGSLASFSSRGPTADGRTKPEVCALGVATSCATASSDNAYSTKSGTSLSTPLVAGATCLLIEAKPLYTARQIRWALMETSNNALTPNNNYGWGLIDLDAALSWGAHFAADINIGNAPATIQFTDSSSVSPLSWNWDFGDGDSSTAQSPSHLYSDPGAYDVTLAIETDSMGTITDLKRGFIILLADTLTFTPVMSTPGSQIVMSVDLVNSQELSQLTIPLTFDDSPFITFDSATLGSRTAYFERFQLVAFIPSSNKYVYELEADDGGNRPPLEAGDGEVMQLHFSISGAAPLGTSITVDTTSSPKVLEVVSEFLTYAPSVTTGTIGVSSTVRGDVNGDGAIDIADLTHLVDFMFTGGPPPISEMAGNVDGLGGIDISDLVYLVDFMFTGGPPPPV